TTCACTCATTTCTAAGCATGTATACGACATATTCGCACGACTCAACCATAACATACATTTCAACCGACATATATCTTATTCATTCAGCACAACAACGTTCGATCATGCATATTCAACCaacatacatctcatacattcagttcATATCAGGTTTACATACAACATACaggtataaattaaattactaagcttcccttacctggttagcagtgtactcccaaaaGCAAGATTTTTGGTTCGACCTCTAACAGCGTCCTACACCCAGGTTCACTCAACAACTTCCACTTAgtctaaaacaccaaaaatcagaATGACTCAGACCTAGAatccatgcatgcaaccaaaactagggttcgcatgaaaccagaaAAAGATAAACGGTTAacgacgagaacttaccagttccgatccaaaTTCTGTTCAGTCCAAAAGGAATATcacagctggacgaacgttcctacggttctgaaacgtgatcggagaaggaaacggtgagttacagaagagagaagtttGGGatgttctagagagaagttggagaagatgaagagttgaGGTTgctgaggaagaagaggagtgGTACAGGTGAGTGGAAGGGTTTTTTTCGAAAACTCATTTTGTTCAATCCACGTTCGTGCGGACGAACGTCTTCCGATCCGACACCTGCACACTCACTCTGACTTCAGAAccttccaacgtgacaagtggcgctcgtgcatgcagcgttggatgcgtttttaatgcactgaacgtgtgaCGAGACGCTTTCATAGAAGCtgacaggtgactcagcagtgtaaTAATTATAGATTTGACgtgttaattatgtttaaaatttcgAGATCTCACAATAAAGTTTGTTGTAAGACCCGAAATCATAGACAAGTTATAACCATATATGTATCTAAAGCATATCTAATGCTTTGTCATACCTTGTTCAGTTCAGCTAGAGATTATGACGCgatattattcaaaaaataaacaagtaattatatatatgtgtacTAAAGTTATGTATTATTACTAtactattaataattattttatgttactCTTTATggtttaacttttattaaaagaacTGCTACAATGACATGTTTCTATGAGTGGATAAACTCTTCTGCAAAGAATAGGATAAAAATGTATCAACtacagaaaaaaaacaaaaagtgagAAAAATTGAGGTTGTCTGTTATGTGGTTACGCCACGCAATGATGCTGGAACGGCACACTGAGGTGGGTCCCGCACACCGAATAGaagaaaatcttaaaacaaATCGATTTACAACGCACAAATGTCTGTGTTGAAGACATCACAGTTCCTCTTTCAACCGTGGAAGCGAAGGCAAAAATACCTACTCAATATCTTTGCATCATCTCTTTCGCTTCACTCTCACTGATCAAATCTTTCTCTATAAAGAGAAGTAAAACACCAGCAGATTCAGACCAACCACTCCACACAAACAGACACCTTTTCTTTAACTCCTTACATTCTACTTTACCTTCTGCTTCGATCAAGCATAATCGTGAGTGTTTTTAGCTCTCCAATCAGTGAATCAGTGACCCTTTTTCTTGTTAATGATagtcttttttttgttttcttcttataACTTGATCGTGTTATGGGTGACACCTGTTTCATAATCTATGCATTATTTTATTGCTATTATTAGTAAACATGGCATGAGTGCAGCTACCTGCAATAATTCACTGTTTATTTCTTTGGATTTTTGAACATTATTTAAATTCACACAATATTTGTCATGAGGCATGGTAATAATTGCATTCAGAACGTCAAATTCGAGCTCAGGATTTACtttttattgtcatttattaaattcctattttgtttatttttgtgttgtttgtgaTAAATTAACCAAATTCTTTAAAGAACATCTAGATTTCGGATTTTCCGGATAAAGTTGACTGGAACAATTCCATGCagttattgaaatattatttctttttctttctttgttattattattattgtcataTTGCAGGATCAAGCGGTGGTGACAGTAAACgtgcttctttttttttggcCTGACATATTGATTGTTTTGACATTTTTATTCCCTTTTCATCCTTTTTAATCTAAGTTTATGTTCGTTTCCATTACTTAGTTTGCAGGTAGATTGAATGTTGTGAACAATGGGTTCATTCAAGGCCTTATGCAATGTTTCTCTGCTCCAATTGTTCATAGTGCTTTGCCTTGTCTTCCCATGCTTTGCTACTGACCTGAGAACAACTCTAGTAGTAGATGCTTCTGATGCAACTGGAAGGCCAATACCAGACACACTTTTTGGCATATTCTTTGAGGTCTGGTTTCTACCACTCGTTGGTTGTTATTTATTAGCTCCACTCCCTTTCTATTATGAGAGTGTTCTTTTTAAATGGACTAGATAGAACATGTGCAATGCATGAGCTGTAAGAGATAAGCATGAAGATGTGAtatgaaataattaatcaaataaacgGCATACATGTTAGGATTACGGGATTGTACTTTAAACTCTGTGTTCAATTTGATGATGCCTCACGTGAAAATATCAGAAAATGACCAGATTCTTGAATTTCATCTTCAGGAGATCAATCATGCTGGAGCTGGGGGATTATGGGCTGAGCTTGTCAGCAACAGAGgtcattttcataattttcacaCTTTGTAATGACAATAGCAGCAGTAGAAGGTTTCTCtagggttttttctttttttttttctggtatTTTCATGCAAgttacatgttcagatgcacaAGCACAGTATTCCTTCGATCAGTTGTACTTGATACGGAACGTGATAATaactgaaacaaaataaaagagaatatgAGAACATAGAATTCATGTCATAAACCTTGATTTAAAATGCATCATGATTTTAACTgactaaactttaaaaatggaTACACTTTTAACATATGTAAAggtttgtgatttttctttccTTAGTTATGGTATCCATCATAAAATTGATGAACTTTTCACTGTTATTCAAGTAATTTATGGTGGTTTCGTTTCAACAAGTGacaattaaatgatattttcaaCCCATCTGCAGCTGTCGTTCTGTtgatttccttttatttttgcactttttaatgtggTTGCCTCAAACTTCTTATCCTAATCCTAATATTTGATGAAAAGGAGGGTTTTAGATATTATAGATGATACTACTTTATCAATGTTCAAATGTGAACAAATGGAGGATCTGCTGTTTACTTTGTTGTATTGTTATAGTTAGGTCACTATTTTAAACTATAGCttaaatattatgaattattgTTTTAGGATTTGAAGCTGGGGGCCCTAACATTCCTTCTAATATTGATCCTTGGACAATCATTGGAAATGAATCATCAATAATCGTTGAAACTGATCGTACCTCTTTCTTTGACCGTAACAAGGTTGCACTTCGATTGGAGGTGTTATGTGACAGTGAAGGTGACAACATATGCCCAGATGAAGGTGTTGGTATTTATAACCCTGGTTTCTGGGGCATGGTGAGAGGCTAATTGATACACTTGCATCAAATTGATCATGAATCCTAAGTGCAAATATTTGCTGAAtagaaaacaaacaacaaaagatTGAACAACATAAAAATTGTAGTCTTGAAGTCTAAACTgctatttaatttcaattgttGATTGCAAATTCTGTGATATCCTTATATTGTTACATTCATTgacatttttgtatttttcatgtCTGAGACTGCAAGTAAAATATTTACTACTTTGATCTTCTTTCAGAATATTGAGCAAGGGAAGACATACAAAGTGATCTTCTATGTTCGTTCAACTGAATCACTTAATCTAACAGTTTCCTTGAAAGGATCAAATGGTGTAGGGAACCTGGCTTCATCTGCAATCATGTGAGCACCGGTTTTTTGTAATACAGAGACTATGTGATACAGAGACTTTACCTGCTGtagttttaatttcataaattatcaTAATATGAGTGATATTGATACTGATCTTTCAGGGGTACTGCTGATGATTTTTCAAACTGGACAAAGGTGGAGACTTTATTGGTTGCCAAAGCAACAGATCATAACTCAAGACTTCAATTAGCGACAACCACCAAAGGTGTGATATGGTTAGACCAAGTGTCTGCTATGCCAGTGGATACATATAAGGTTGTGTTACATTCTGAAACCATTTAGCTTTAGTAGATTAACTATATCTTAGACCATAACAGAGTTGTGTGCATATTAAAGTGATTAATTTGTATCCTTTTCTTATGGTGCAGGGACATGGTTTCCGAACTGAACTTTTTGAAATGCTATCAGCTTTGAAACCCAAATTTATCAGATTTCCAGGTAAACATACTGTGGTTCAGATTGAGAAATTTCGAATAGAATTTGTCTTACACACATGAAACAATTTAAACATTACTTTTGTTCTGTGTTATGTGCTCTCTAGTTTTTATCTCCAAAATGAGTATACTTGAATGGAGGTGAACTTAATTGAAAGGTTAGAAAAGTAAGAGGAAAGTCAGAAACGGAATTTGTTTGGTTATAATTGCTCAAATAAGCAAAGGTTAACGTATTTTTAACTATCCTAATGTATTTTTAACACTTGCTTATATGTTTTTCAACtctgaaataaaaaatgaaggtGAAAATTCTATAGATGCCATTAGaagataaacatttttctaaactGACATGCATAAGCGTGAAGGGCTCTTTCTTTTTGAGGATACAACAAACAAACCAGATTCTATGGAAAAAGACAATAAGATATGATACATTAAATACAGTAATTGTGATAGGTTATTCAGATCGAGATTCAAATAATGAACCATTGAGTTATTTTTTGAATCTTCAATCATAATTTTGTATGGAATCATATCATTTAGATACAATGAAAAATTACTTCAACTGTATCATGTAGATGATATACAGTGTTCAGTGTAAGCAATTTAAAACTAGAAAGATAAAATAACTTGAATGAAAGTCGAACAAATCAAACTATTAGTTATATATAAGTTCGTGAAATCTTTATTTTagaagaataaaaacaaaactaataaaaatctACAAGAGTATATATGTATTGAATGAGTGAgtgataaataaaaatggaataATTGAATAGAATAAGTTTAAGGTCACAtacctttttagttttttatttttcacaagaATGGGTGAAAAGGTAAAAGCATATGAACTGTATAAGTGATATGGAATCCCTTAGATTCATTCATGTATCTTTAGATACAAAGTCATTTAAGATTCATCTTGAGATACATATCTACTATAATGTTTCTTTATTTACTTTCTTTAGTGCATATTCTAGTGTGAGTAAGCATCATTTGACAATGTCGAATTCCATTTTACTCAAGTTTGTACAGAAGTAACATCTGGGAATGCTATTTTTCATTACATTGCATTAGGTGGCTGTTTCGTTGAAGGAGAATGGTTAAGAAATGCATTTCGGTGGAAGGCAACTGTTGGACCATGGGAGGAGAGACCTGGGCACTTTGGTGATGTTTGGATGTATTGGACTGATGATGGACTTGGCTATTTCGAGTTTCTTCAAGTAAGTGCTGATTTTCATATATTAAGGATTATTAAGTTCCTATATAGTTGaatttactttcattttttgTTACAGCAGTAAATGATGccatgttgttgttgttgttgttattgttgagcAGCTTGCGGAGGACTTGGGTGCTTTACCAATATGGGTATTTAACAATGGTAATTTTATGTCTATCTCTGTTAACCAAATGCTTGTTTGGAATTGCTTTCATAACAGTTTTTCGAAAGCCCTCTCACGAAGCTGCCAAAAATAACCtattattttcatcaaaatagTTAAACCAAACATCCACTGAGTTTCTTACTAACGAGGAGAAAGGAAAAAATTCTTTGTTTTCTAATTGAATTTTTGGTTTAGGTGTCAGCCACAATGATGAAGTTGATACATCTGCGGTTTTACCTCTTGTGCAAGTATGTTATCATACTCTTCTACTCCCTTTCCCCTTCTTATTAGGTattttttccattattttttaaagaaacttGACTCAAAAGTATGTTGAAAAGAGTCTTGAACTTTTTATTGTAGGAAGCCCTTGATGGAATTGAGTTCGCAAGAGGTGATCCCACTTCAAAATGGGGTTCTCTTAGAGCTGCTATGGGACACCCTGAGCCATTTGATCTAAGATATGTTGCTGTTGGGAATGAAGATTGTGGAAAACCGAAATATCGTGGTATGCATATTTCTCTTGTTCATTCTGTCCTAAGAAAAAGCAACATTTTCATTGTTAGCATACAATGACACTGTATTATTTATGTATGCCAAGAGGGGCAAATGCTGCtgttgaatttattattaatatatgataattacAGATTCTAATGGATAGTTctgtatttcatattttttcccATTTCTAATTGAAACAGAGTAATCTGATGCCTTTTCCTTCTATATTACATCTTTGACTGCCAGGAAACTACCTGAAATTCTATCATGCAATAAGAACTGCTTATCCTGATATCCAAATTATCTCAAACTGTGATGGTTCTTCTCGGGCTTTAGATCATCCAGCTGATATGTATGATTATCATGTAATGTCTTCACACATGTCTTTCATAACAAATCCCTTCacacaatttcttttatatttcccCTTCTTTTTGTATAGTAATATCAAGAATGCTACACGTGGTTGATACATGTTGTAATGCTAACCTAGTTAGAATTATAACCTGTATAGTGATGCAATAGCATTCTTAACTTGATGTACAAAAAATTGATCTCTCATATACTTTGTTTCTATTCTTAGGTTTATACAAATGCGAATGACATGTTTTCTAGAGCTAACACATTTGACCGCACATCACGAAATGGTCCAAAGGTTTTATGATCTCTGTCAAACTCTTCTCTTTAATTAGTTATTGGCATTTCCATTTGTACTCAATCTATTTTGGACACTTTTACAGGCTTTTGTAAGTGAATATGCTGTGACTGGAAAAGATGCTGGAACAGGAAGCCTTTTGGCAGCCCTAGCTGAAGCCGGGTTCCTTATTGGACTCGAAAAGAACAGGTTTACTCAGACATCTTATGATGTTATTTTATACAATGGTCAAACTTGAAATCTTGCACTTTTTCCCAAACCAAAGCTGAAAAGCATTGaaatctttcttttcctttcctaTTCTTGGGTTGTAGCATTATGAAATCTGAGTTTCTGATCCAGTCCACTTAATAGTTAGTACtcaccattttcattttttactttctgGTGCAGTGATGTCATCGAAATGGTCAGCTACGCTCCACTTTTTGTTAATGCCAATGACAGGAGGTAATTTCTAATGATTTTACCAGGACATTTCTATTATCTTTTCatcttgttttcccttttgtcTAGCCTACTGTGCAGTATGTTCTTTTCTGAGTAGAAGAAGTTTATGAAACGATTCCACCATAAAATAGACAAAAAAGTTTGTTGATTTCTCCAAGGAGACATGGTTGTAAACTGATAAAAGGGTGGTTGAGCAGATCACTAACTTTTTTTGTTCAGCTAAACAATTGcttgaagaacaaatttttTCCACCTAAATGTAtacaaaaatttagaaaagaaaaggtgCTTTCAGAGGATTTCATTGCTCTAAATATTCTGAGAAGAAGTTGTTTCAATTCATACGCTAAGGtgattaataaattatgtaGAATTGTTCTTCGTTGATGGCAAAACTAAGATTGTCTGTATTTCTGTCATTAGGTGGAACCCAGATGCAATTGTGTTCAACTCTTATCAGGCTTATGGAACTCCTAGCTATTGGGTGCAATTATTTTTCTCAGAGTCAAGTGGAGCAACACTTCTAAGTTCATCACTTCAATCCAATTCTTCCTCCAATTCAGTCCTTGCATCAGCAATAACATTTCAAAGTTCTGtagataacaaaaattatatacgaaTAAAGGTAACACGTTTTTTTGCAGAAGTTACTCTTCTgtaatttttaaagaatttgaGAATCAGTTGTATTTTCATAGTTATAGTTAATGGCATAACGCTGAATTTGCAGAAGCATTTATTCCTCATTTTGAGTATATTTCTCGTATAAAACCCCCCAACATACTaaatttgttttgttggaaATTCTTTCATTAGCACTGTCATCACTGGGAATCACTTGACTTTTGCAGGTTGTGAACTTTGGCACCAGCGCAGTGAACCTGAAGATCTCTATTGATGGACTAGAACCAAATTCATTGCAGTTATCTGGATCAACAAAGACTGTGCTTACATCTGGAAATGTAATGGATGAGAACTCCTTCTCACAGCCAAAGAAGGTACCCTCAATCTTCACTCTTTCATATTCCATCTTTTAATTTACCCTTCTGAAATATTGTTCCTTTTATTACACTAATGTTGTAACTCCTTGCATAAACCGTGTATCTTCAAGATAAAGTGATTTTGgtgtattaaaaattattttgatatattttcaaacatcaaaatcaatttacatCAAGTATATTTTGAAGACACAACAAAGATGGAAATTTGGAATTTGGAATTTGGATTCTCTACTGGGTTTCTCTATGCTGTTCCTTTGCCGCTTCTTCAAAAGATTTTTAAAGTACCAACATCATTGTATTGTTAATGTTCAGTGGAGAACATCATCATAAAATCCAGGAGAGAATCTAGACTTGGAAATTTCTTATGGCTATTTAGGATGCATGTGAAAACATTAGCTTAGGATTTTGTTGATTGTTCTATTATGGAACCAGGTGGTGCCAATTAAGAGTGGACTTCAGAATGTTGGGAAGGACCTGAATGTGACAGTCCCTCCACGTTCATTCACATCATTTGACTTGCTGAAAGAATCCAGTAATCTGAAGAGGAAGGGGAGTGGTTCTTCTACGTGGTCTTCTATGTAATGCAATGAAAAATTTGGCCAAAATGCAGAAGAAAAAGTAAAGGGGAAggaatggaatatatgaatcaGCTGCAACCAACTGTATAAGATTTGAATTATACCTTGCCATGTAAATAAACAATGTTGCGCtgtgaataataatatttagatgGATTCCATTAATGCTCAGTAATTTGTCCACCAAGCTTGGAGACATACTTTTTCTGAAATTTAGTACCAGAATGTTTGTTAACAAAATCTCTACGTAAAAATATGATTGATAATTTTGCATAAGCTTCTCTTTCACGATTATTTATTCGATTATCAACATTTAgttctttttaatattctttcgagtaattttatttatattttatattctggAACTCAAATTCGATATTTCATCTCActcatatatgtttaaattttatttttggataaaatttacattcataAGCAGTAATTTAgttcaaaagaaaaactaaagaCGATATATGTggttcttaaatttaaataattatcaacTGAAGCACGAAAAGCACGAAATACATTATACTTTTATATCTTTAATCTAGAAAGTCAAatccttttaaaaaatataaaaaataattaattctgaagttgATTGTTGTACACACAAAATAAGAATGTATAAATAAggaatagaaaatataataaataaggaATAAAGTAGTTTTTGAGACTTGAATATTATTGTCTGCTAATTGGTGTATAATGCTTAAatgtttcttaaaattatagttGTTATGTTGATTGTGTGTGTAATATTACTAATATGATGTGTGTTGATTTGATTAGTAGGAATGTTATTTAGGATGGAATGGACGTGGGTTTAATGCCTAAGGAAAAGATTATGAGagaaacttatattttaatggtttaatacccaattttgtctccagtttggttcggaaatctcaatttagtccctctatataaaagtaattgtaattgatccttacttgtaattatgtgAGTCAAaatagtcccttccgttaaatataggCAAACAGAGTTAATGGGCTGATGATGTGGCTGTAGTCACTGATTAGGTGTCAACACGTAATTGAGATTgtgcttacgtggtgttagggcACCTGATTTTAAAATTGGGTTTTAATTAGAAATTGGGGATAAAATGATTTGGGGGTGATTTGTTGCAGATTTGGGGATAAAattgaagacaaagaccgagcggtaaatctcACTCAgccgagaggtaaactcctcttattgaaattaaagaccaagaggtaaatctcTCTtggccaagaggtaaatccctctcgtcaagattgaagacaaagaccgagcggtaaatcccactcggccgagaggtaaactcctctcgttgaaattaaaaaccaagaggtaaatccctcttggctgagaggtaaattcctctcgtcGAGATTGAAGACAAAGACCAAGCGATAAATCccactcggccgagaggtaaactcctaTCGTTGCAATTAAAGATcaagcggtaaatccctcttggccGAGAGATAAATCCCTCTTGTCAAAGCTGaagtcaaagaccgagaggAAAATCCCTCTCAACCGAGCGGTGAAGAGTgtttgtgaactctcactctcgtccgCAAAACCCAGGGAACGCTCTCCGAGAGCTCCTGGCCCTACACCGAGCGATCACAATTATTCGGTCATTTGGTCTCAAACCACAACACACTGCCCGGGGATTCAAAAGGGTAATCACTCTTTCCCGCCACTTTAAATTTGTCCGGTGTATTTAAACCCCTTCGCACCTTCAAACAGCTGCTcggggcttggggggcttaatGTATTATACCTGGCAACCGACCGACTGTCAGACAAACTAATTAGgaaaggtaaatatcattaatggccAATTAATACATTTAATGGCCATATTAAATGCGAATATACGCTATTTATGAGTGATTGATAGGTTATATTGCCCAAAAATATACtgcactaatggttaatcaatggacttGGCTGCCACAAGtcctataaatatacaattggTATCGAGGTCCAGATATCattttctatcctaataaaacaTAGAcctgaaacatatctgacttgagcgtcagagtgtcttctgcaggtcaaccaCCCCTCGGAGTGGATTACGTTTTCGAAGAGTATTGGACAATAAAAAAGAGTAGAGCAAAGAAGGACGACCGACTCTCGGACAAATTTAACCGAAAGACTTACCAAACACCTCAATACAGAGGTTAACAGAGTCAAGGCTATTGATGAGAATTTGACAAGAGAGATGATGGGGTAACTCGTTGATTATCTCCACGTCTTCAACCTTGGTCGGTGTCATTGTCGTCCTAAACCATGACATTATTTTCTTTAGACTCTCAATCCAATACAACAGAAATTTTGGCCGACTAACCTCGTCATAAACTTTGGACCTAGCGACATCTTTCACTCCAACTTTGAAgtatttattcttaaatcttttggaggaagtgacaTATAGAGTGAACAATCACTTCCCTTTTTTTAGAGATGAGGGACACCTACCCTCTCCTCGTGTTCAGGCGAGTGTAGAAAAAATGCAAGAAAATGGCAAGGGTGCAAGTGACGCGAAGCGCCGCATACAAAAAAATGAAGGCTTCCATGAAAGCTTAACTATTAGGGTGAAGTTGAGTGGGCGCCACATTAAGCTCATGGAGAACACACATGTGGAAGTTGTCGAAGGGGAGACAAATGACAAATTCTTTGAAAATGTAACAATACATATAGAAGAAATCCTTAGGACTATCTTCCTTCCCATTATATACTAATTCATTTCCTGTGCAGGAGATGAGGTTACAGCTTTGACCATCCTCAGGAGTCTTAACGAAACAACACCTATAGGTCCACCCTCGTAATTGATTTTCCATCCGAAAACAGGTAACGTATTCCCCCACCTCATGAGATTCCCAATCATAACCCGCAATGTCCAGGAGGGATCGTGC
This sequence is a window from Vigna angularis cultivar LongXiaoDou No.4 chromosome 2, ASM1680809v1, whole genome shotgun sequence. Protein-coding genes within it:
- the LOC108329307 gene encoding alpha-L-arabinofuranosidase 1 isoform X1, with the translated sequence MGSFKALCNVSLLQLFIVLCLVFPCFATDLRTTLVVDASDATGRPIPDTLFGIFFEEINHAGAGGLWAELVSNRGFEAGGPNIPSNIDPWTIIGNESSIIVETDRTSFFDRNKVALRLEVLCDSEGDNICPDEGVGIYNPGFWGMNIEQGKTYKVIFYVRSTESLNLTVSLKGSNGVGNLASSAIMGTADDFSNWTKVETLLVAKATDHNSRLQLATTTKGVIWLDQVSAMPVDTYKGHGFRTELFEMLSALKPKFIRFPGGCFVEGEWLRNAFRWKATVGPWEERPGHFGDVWMYWTDDGLGYFEFLQLAEDLGALPIWVFNNGVSHNDEVDTSAVLPLVQEALDGIEFARGDPTSKWGSLRAAMGHPEPFDLRYVAVGNEDCGKPKYRGNYLKFYHAIRTAYPDIQIISNCDGSSRALDHPADMYDYHVYTNANDMFSRANTFDRTSRNGPKAFVSEYAVTGKDAGTGSLLAALAEAGFLIGLEKNSDVIEMVSYAPLFVNANDRRWNPDAIVFNSYQAYGTPSYWVQLFFSESSGATLLSSSLQSNSSSNSVLASAITFQSSVDNKNYIRIKVVNFGTSAVNLKISIDGLEPNSLQLSGSTKTVLTSGNVMDENSFSQPKKVVPIKSGLQNVGKDLNVTVPPRSFTSFDLLKESSNLKRKGSGSSTWSSM
- the LOC108329307 gene encoding alpha-L-arabinofuranosidase 1 isoform X2, whose protein sequence is MLLMQLEGQYQTHFLAYSLRRSIMLELGDYGLSLSATENIEQGKTYKVIFYVRSTESLNLTVSLKGSNGVGNLASSAIMGTADDFSNWTKVETLLVAKATDHNSRLQLATTTKGVIWLDQVSAMPVDTYKGHGFRTELFEMLSALKPKFIRFPGGCFVEGEWLRNAFRWKATVGPWEERPGHFGDVWMYWTDDGLGYFEFLQLAEDLGALPIWVFNNGVSHNDEVDTSAVLPLVQEALDGIEFARGDPTSKWGSLRAAMGHPEPFDLRYVAVGNEDCGKPKYRGNYLKFYHAIRTAYPDIQIISNCDGSSRALDHPADMYDYHVYTNANDMFSRANTFDRTSRNGPKAFVSEYAVTGKDAGTGSLLAALAEAGFLIGLEKNSDVIEMVSYAPLFVNANDRRWNPDAIVFNSYQAYGTPSYWVQLFFSESSGATLLSSSLQSNSSSNSVLASAITFQSSVDNKNYIRIKVVNFGTSAVNLKISIDGLEPNSLQLSGSTKTVLTSGNVMDENSFSQPKKVVPIKSGLQNVGKDLNVTVPPRSFTSFDLLKESSNLKRKGSGSSTWSSM